A stretch of Kyrpidia spormannii DNA encodes these proteins:
- a CDS encoding PucR family transcriptional regulator, with the protein MAIRKPFCVKDVLQRPIFQDAKLVAGRDGLERPVRWVHVLEVTDAAELLHGEELILTTGVGLGRDESLTFQYVRGLIDRGVSGLCIELGKYFPEVPEGLRSLADASRFPIIVFERPVRFIDITQDIHAHLINRHHDQLVELERISRQFLQLTLRPQGLRRILELLYRETGCPVRLQEEDGEVLVYPEDAEAEMAASASGTPEGTGPGQGEALDTEAAGAGEAAGESRGPRVFYQPILAMDTRVGELSVVVRGKPTEFLHLVLDRAATAIAQELLRRMSLEERRLRTTRRWMDDLLHRGVDHLPATAAKHLRPETALVVTAILPLPRGGAVEAATAPNPGSATPGTQAEEPGEALRDSLEGSPEDRLLLRAARILPRVFQNYGFTAWLSPVGNHWAVIAANTRATADSGGTKGTRNGGRPRGAVVSSTGTLVQESSELTGSRRAHTRPARDSFPSPPARDSDPARSLEPEVMMRVREALRELMRRLSSGNAGDGQEWVVGIGRIVFHPAKVSEAWRQATHALAAQMPSSGHPLGISSAIPGPRLLAASGSKSTASVAGQADNGQPRISFLSYDDLYTWQVFLQMDERALAEFVDGQIGSLLAHDRLHGTELVETARMFFACNQSKQQTAQALFIHRQTLYYRLEQISALLGDGWNQPPRRLALEVAIDAARFLAARSPGRGE; encoded by the coding sequence GCTGGGTGCACGTCCTGGAGGTCACCGACGCCGCGGAGTTGCTCCATGGCGAAGAACTGATTCTCACCACAGGGGTTGGACTCGGCCGGGACGAGTCGCTGACTTTCCAGTATGTGCGGGGATTGATCGACAGAGGAGTCTCCGGACTGTGCATCGAGCTCGGCAAGTATTTTCCGGAAGTGCCCGAAGGCTTGCGCTCTTTAGCCGATGCCAGCCGGTTCCCCATTATCGTTTTCGAGCGACCCGTCCGGTTTATCGATATCACCCAGGACATCCACGCCCATTTGATCAACCGCCACCACGACCAGTTGGTGGAACTCGAACGGATTTCCCGCCAATTTTTACAATTGACGCTGCGCCCCCAAGGGTTGCGGCGAATTCTGGAACTCCTGTATCGAGAGACCGGCTGCCCCGTTCGACTGCAAGAGGAGGATGGGGAGGTGTTGGTGTACCCCGAAGACGCCGAAGCGGAGATGGCGGCTTCGGCGAGCGGAACCCCGGAAGGGACCGGCCCGGGACAGGGGGAAGCGCTCGACACCGAAGCTGCGGGGGCCGGGGAAGCCGCCGGGGAATCCCGGGGCCCTCGGGTGTTCTATCAACCCATCCTGGCCATGGACACCCGGGTCGGGGAGTTAAGCGTCGTTGTACGAGGAAAACCCACGGAGTTTTTGCATCTTGTGCTGGACCGGGCGGCCACCGCCATCGCACAAGAATTGTTGCGCCGCATGTCCCTGGAAGAGCGGCGCCTGCGAACCACGCGCCGGTGGATGGACGATCTGCTCCACCGGGGTGTGGATCATCTGCCCGCAACGGCGGCCAAACACCTGAGGCCGGAGACTGCCCTGGTCGTGACAGCGATCCTTCCTCTCCCCCGGGGAGGCGCGGTAGAGGCTGCGACGGCCCCCAACCCGGGCAGTGCCACACCAGGAACGCAAGCAGAAGAACCCGGGGAGGCGCTGAGGGACTCCCTGGAAGGGTCGCCGGAAGATCGCCTATTACTCCGGGCCGCCCGAATTCTCCCCCGGGTGTTTCAAAATTATGGTTTTACCGCTTGGTTGTCCCCGGTGGGAAACCACTGGGCTGTGATCGCGGCGAATACCCGGGCTACGGCGGACTCGGGGGGCACAAAAGGTACGCGGAATGGTGGACGTCCCCGGGGTGCGGTGGTTTCGAGTACGGGTACCCTTGTCCAGGAATCGTCAGAGCTGACGGGCAGCCGAAGGGCGCACACCCGTCCCGCCCGGGACTCGTTTCCCAGTCCGCCAGCAAGAGACAGCGATCCGGCCAGGAGCTTGGAACCCGAGGTCATGATGAGGGTTCGCGAGGCATTGAGGGAACTTATGCGCCGACTGTCTTCCGGCAATGCTGGAGACGGCCAGGAGTGGGTTGTGGGGATCGGTCGGATCGTGTTCCACCCGGCGAAGGTGTCCGAGGCGTGGCGTCAGGCCACCCATGCCCTGGCCGCCCAGATGCCCAGCTCCGGTCACCCTCTCGGCATCTCCTCGGCGATACCCGGCCCGCGGCTTTTGGCAGCCAGTGGATCGAAGAGCACCGCAAGCGTAGCAGGTCAAGCGGACAATGGCCAACCCCGAATCTCGTTTTTGTCCTACGACGACCTGTACACCTGGCAAGTATTCCTTCAAATGGACGAACGTGCCTTGGCCGAGTTCGTAGACGGCCAAATTGGTTCCTTGCTTGCCCACGACCGTTTACACGGAACGGAGCTTGTCGAAACGGCCCGGATGTTTTTCGCGTGCAATCAGTCTAAGCAACAGACCGCCCAAGCCCTGTTCATTCACCGGCAAACCCTTTATTATAGGTTGGAACAGATTTCGGCACTTCTGGGAGACGGTTGGAACCAGCCGCCCCGGCGCCTCGCCCTGGAGGTGGCCATCGATGCCGCCCGGTTCCTCGCCGCCCGCAGCCCCGGGCGGGGCGAATAA
- a CDS encoding carbon-nitrogen hydrolase family protein, with amino-acid sequence MKVALVQEAPILNDPETNLVLIENYVSEAAKAQTDLVIFPEMFVTGYSISAEFRATYRHELYLESLQDMAGTYKLWLVLGYPERAGDGQLYNTAAIISPKGIIGQYRKVHLFGAEVTMFSPGHSFPVFDTPWGRMGLLICYDIEFPEAARILALRGAQLIIVPTANMIPWQQYQTLYTRVRAMENGVFVAVANRVGKEGQVTFCGGSALAGPDGKWVIEPADENGLLIGDIDLAICSDIPQEVQYLSQRRPDAYLPLIERTLWPPKE; translated from the coding sequence ATGAAAGTGGCTTTGGTTCAAGAGGCTCCGATCTTAAACGATCCTGAGACAAATCTCGTTCTAATCGAAAACTACGTATCGGAAGCTGCAAAGGCGCAAACTGACCTCGTGATATTCCCGGAAATGTTTGTAACGGGGTACTCCATCTCGGCAGAATTTCGAGCTACTTACCGTCACGAACTTTATCTTGAATCTCTACAGGACATGGCAGGTACTTACAAGCTTTGGCTAGTTCTGGGGTATCCAGAACGGGCGGGTGACGGCCAACTGTATAACACAGCTGCCATAATCTCTCCGAAAGGAATCATCGGGCAGTATAGGAAGGTTCACCTCTTTGGGGCTGAGGTTACTATGTTTTCACCTGGTCATTCTTTTCCTGTCTTTGACACACCTTGGGGTCGTATGGGACTCCTAATCTGTTACGACATAGAGTTTCCTGAAGCCGCCCGAATCCTAGCTCTTCGCGGCGCCCAGTTGATCATTGTCCCAACGGCGAACATGATCCCGTGGCAACAATATCAGACTTTATATACTCGAGTAAGGGCGATGGAAAACGGGGTATTCGTTGCTGTGGCAAACCGTGTAGGGAAAGAAGGGCAAGTGACCTTTTGTGGAGGAAGTGCCCTGGCCGGACCGGACGGAAAGTGGGTTATTGAACCCGCCGATGAAAACGGGCTGTTAATCGGGGATATTGATCTTGCTATCTGTAGTGACATACCCCAAGAGGTACAATACCTATCACAACGCAGACCAGATGCGTACCTGCCGTTGATTGAAAGAACCTTATGGCCTCCCAAGGAATAG
- a CDS encoding amidohydrolase — translation MRKADWILESEALFTGMTAGPEPGCVAVGGDRILAVGSLSEVRDLRGPNTKVFRFGNQLIMPGFHDFHLHVVLGSLCLETVDLTSATSEEEAALMVKRFADTRPDDPWVLGWGWYHTFWNSKRLPHRSTLDRLIPDRPVFLFNAEFHGAWLNTKGLEVVGITKETPDPPFGRIEREPDGSPSGFLYETAMGLAKEALSLSKSRRRNLIKGFLKECARQGVTSVHDMFPLPGLNLGDLETYEELERSGELTSRIHFLSALDGDFEWPQYLRRTYRSDVLQFSGLKQFLDGVPVTYTAYLLSPYSDRPDISGRPLFPPETVKEWTVAADKEGFRVRFHACGDGAVRLALDCFELARVKNGRRDARHTIEHIEVIHPADLPRFAELEVIASMQPEHLRATPFFEDNPYRVRYAGEREQYLWAIRSLKEHGARVALGSDFPVVTINPFTEIYRAVSRLHDDGQPVGGWNPEQKLSVNEVLTDYTAGSAFAAFRENDLGTLEPGKRADLVVLDRNLFDIDPTEIRDTRVILTMMNGRIVYEG, via the coding sequence ATGCGAAAGGCAGATTGGATTCTAGAAAGTGAGGCATTGTTTACAGGAATGACCGCAGGTCCCGAGCCCGGCTGTGTAGCAGTCGGGGGTGATCGCATCTTAGCTGTAGGGTCACTCTCTGAGGTTCGAGACCTTCGCGGTCCTAACACGAAGGTCTTCCGATTCGGGAACCAACTGATCATGCCGGGGTTTCATGATTTTCATTTGCATGTTGTATTGGGCAGTCTATGTCTGGAAACGGTAGATTTAACCTCGGCCACGTCTGAGGAGGAGGCGGCCCTTATGGTCAAACGGTTCGCAGATACGCGACCTGACGATCCGTGGGTTCTCGGTTGGGGATGGTACCATACTTTTTGGAACTCTAAGCGTTTACCACATCGTTCCACCTTGGACCGACTGATTCCAGATCGTCCAGTGTTTTTGTTCAACGCCGAATTTCACGGTGCTTGGCTTAACACTAAGGGATTAGAAGTGGTGGGGATTACCAAAGAAACTCCTGACCCGCCCTTTGGTCGGATTGAACGGGAACCTGATGGGAGTCCGTCGGGCTTTTTGTATGAAACGGCTATGGGTCTAGCGAAAGAAGCATTGAGCTTGTCGAAATCCAGGCGCCGGAACCTCATTAAAGGCTTTTTGAAGGAATGCGCACGGCAAGGTGTTACATCTGTCCATGATATGTTTCCTTTGCCTGGTCTCAACCTGGGAGACCTAGAAACGTACGAGGAACTTGAACGATCGGGAGAATTGACCTCTCGTATTCATTTTTTGTCAGCTCTCGATGGAGATTTTGAGTGGCCGCAATATCTTAGACGGACATACCGATCTGATGTTTTGCAGTTTTCCGGTCTCAAACAATTCCTTGACGGTGTTCCCGTTACCTATACGGCGTATTTACTGAGTCCCTATTCAGATCGACCGGACATTTCGGGTCGCCCTTTGTTTCCCCCTGAGACTGTGAAAGAATGGACAGTTGCAGCCGATAAAGAGGGGTTTCGGGTTCGTTTTCACGCATGTGGAGATGGGGCCGTACGATTAGCACTTGATTGCTTTGAACTAGCAAGGGTAAAAAATGGTCGTAGAGATGCTAGGCACACCATTGAGCACATTGAGGTTATTCATCCAGCCGACCTACCGAGATTTGCTGAACTGGAAGTTATTGCCTCTATGCAACCTGAGCATCTGAGAGCTACCCCGTTCTTCGAAGACAACCCCTACAGGGTTCGCTATGCGGGTGAACGGGAACAGTATCTGTGGGCGATTCGTTCACTCAAGGAGCATGGTGCAAGGGTAGCATTGGGCAGCGATTTTCCTGTAGTTACTATTAATCCTTTCACAGAAATTTATCGTGCGGTGTCTCGATTGCATGATGACGGTCAGCCTGTAGGGGGCTGGAATCCAGAGCAAAAGCTTTCTGTGAATGAGGTTTTGACCGACTATACTGCGGGATCGGCATTCGCGGCGTTTCGCGAGAACGACTTGGGGACCCTGGAGCCAGGAAAAAGGGCTGACCTTGTAGTCCTGGATCGCAACCTCTTTGACATAGATCCAACTGAAATTCGCGATACGCGTGTAATTCTTACCATGATGAATGGGAGAATCGTTTATGAAGGGTAG
- a CDS encoding carbon-nitrogen hydrolase: MRAVTMGLIQLHCTPDPEANIERTISAIQDAATKGAQIVCLQELFHLQYFPQRVAMENYNLAQPTDGPLLERMGRVAAELGIVLIVPFYERAGKGMYFNSAAVFDADGTMLGVTRKNHIPESPQYYEKYYFSPGNTGYPVYATQYGVIGVGICWDEWFPEVSRILALRGAEILFFPSAIGSEPEHPHISTKRAWEKAISAQGIYNGVFVAAVNRVGQEDQMTFYGGSFVSDPFGEIKESLSDQEGLLLCTVDLTDISFARNLLQFLRDRRVETYQPLLELENFQAGGKVHAKGRLDSRK; the protein is encoded by the coding sequence ATGCGTGCCGTTACAATGGGATTGATTCAGTTACACTGCACACCAGATCCGGAAGCGAATATAGAACGTACTATCTCAGCAATTCAGGATGCAGCTACTAAAGGTGCTCAAATTGTATGCCTGCAGGAGTTGTTTCATTTGCAATATTTCCCGCAGCGGGTTGCTATGGAAAACTATAATTTAGCTCAGCCGACTGACGGGCCTCTGCTCGAACGTATGGGACGTGTAGCGGCGGAACTCGGGATTGTTTTAATCGTTCCCTTTTACGAGCGGGCGGGGAAGGGAATGTATTTCAACAGTGCGGCGGTGTTCGACGCCGACGGAACGATGCTTGGAGTCACTCGAAAAAACCACATACCAGAAAGTCCACAGTATTACGAGAAGTATTATTTTTCTCCAGGAAACACAGGATACCCTGTTTACGCCACTCAATACGGGGTGATTGGCGTAGGGATTTGTTGGGATGAGTGGTTCCCGGAGGTGAGCCGGATACTGGCCTTACGAGGGGCAGAAATTTTATTCTTCCCATCCGCAATTGGGTCAGAGCCAGAACACCCACATATTTCTACTAAAAGAGCCTGGGAAAAGGCTATTTCAGCCCAGGGGATTTACAATGGTGTTTTTGTGGCGGCTGTAAACCGAGTGGGACAAGAAGATCAAATGACTTTCTACGGAGGTTCATTTGTGAGCGATCCCTTCGGTGAGATAAAAGAATCATTAAGTGACCAAGAGGGTTTGCTTTTATGTACTGTCGATCTTACGGATATAAGTTTTGCACGTAATCTTTTACAGTTTTTACGAGATCGTCGAGTCGAGACGTACCAGCCACTCTTAGAACTTGAGAATTTCCAGGCGGGAGGCAAAGTCCATGCGAAAGGCAGATTGGATTCTAGAAAGTGA
- a CDS encoding APC family permease, with the protein MNSEVRLHRSLTLWPVVLFGLAYMVPMTVFSTYGVVAQTTHGQVAASYVVALVGMFFTALSYGKMVRAYPFSGSAYTYTQKSMSPQLGFLVGWAVLMDYLFLPMINYLLAGIFLSAALPGVPAWIWIILFNLLATVINILGLRLAKNVNLLLILFQVLIMIIFVGLSIRGLLSGQGAGTLLSTLPFNNPDGTFSMILAGASILCLSFLGFDAVSTFTEETIEPSTTIPKGILLVTMIGGIMFIIVSYFTQLVYPDYNSFTNPDAAAFDIARFIGGNLFASIFIAGYVVGCFASALSAQASVARLLYAMGRDGVLPKKVFGYIHPTYRTPMFNLLLVTLFSLTALVLDLVTAVSFINFGALVAFTFVNLSVIAHYFVREKKRTLKDIPSYLILPLIGAIVTFWLWTSLDKHAILLGAVWAICGILYLAVLTKMFRLRPPEFDFSEMD; encoded by the coding sequence ATGAATTCGGAGGTTCGTTTGCACCGAAGCTTGACTCTTTGGCCAGTGGTTCTCTTTGGATTGGCTTATATGGTTCCAATGACGGTATTCTCGACTTACGGCGTGGTCGCCCAGACAACCCATGGGCAAGTCGCTGCTTCTTACGTAGTGGCACTTGTTGGTATGTTTTTTACCGCGTTAAGTTATGGGAAAATGGTCAGGGCCTATCCGTTTTCAGGCTCGGCATATACGTATACCCAAAAATCAATGAGCCCTCAGTTGGGTTTCCTGGTAGGTTGGGCTGTTCTCATGGACTACTTATTCCTCCCCATGATTAACTATTTATTGGCTGGTATCTTTCTATCTGCAGCACTTCCGGGGGTACCAGCCTGGATATGGATTATTTTATTCAATCTCCTTGCCACTGTGATCAATATCCTGGGGCTACGCTTGGCCAAAAACGTGAATCTCTTATTGATCCTGTTTCAGGTTCTGATCATGATTATTTTTGTTGGCCTGTCGATCAGAGGGCTGCTTTCGGGTCAGGGTGCGGGAACCCTGTTGTCCACACTACCTTTTAATAATCCTGATGGTACCTTTTCCATGATCCTGGCTGGAGCATCAATCCTTTGTCTTTCTTTCCTCGGCTTTGATGCAGTCTCTACGTTTACCGAGGAAACCATTGAACCTTCAACAACTATCCCCAAGGGCATTCTCTTGGTAACAATGATTGGCGGCATAATGTTCATTATCGTGTCTTATTTTACTCAACTCGTATACCCCGACTATAACTCGTTTACTAATCCGGATGCTGCTGCGTTTGACATTGCGCGTTTTATCGGGGGCAATCTTTTCGCCTCAATTTTTATTGCCGGTTATGTGGTAGGATGTTTTGCCTCAGCATTGTCCGCCCAGGCGAGCGTGGCGAGATTGCTCTATGCCATGGGCAGGGACGGGGTATTGCCGAAAAAGGTTTTTGGTTATATTCACCCCACTTATCGCACCCCGATGTTCAACCTCTTATTGGTGACGCTATTTTCTTTGACCGCTTTGGTACTTGATCTCGTAACTGCTGTTTCTTTTATCAATTTTGGGGCACTGGTTGCTTTTACCTTCGTAAACCTATCTGTGATTGCGCATTATTTTGTGAGAGAAAAAAAGCGAACTCTTAAGGACATTCCTAGTTACTTAATCCTGCCGTTAATCGGTGCCATCGTCACGTTCTGGTTGTGGACGAGTCTAGACAAACATGCCATTTTGCTTGGGGCCGTGTGGGCTATTTGTGGCATCCTTTATTTGGCGGTGTTGACGAAAATGTTTCGTCTACGTCCTCCTGAATTTGATTTTAGCGAGATGGATTGA
- a CDS encoding class II aldolase/adducin family protein: MPENIQEFRNALLAAAHRLAARGLVPGTTGNVSLRIPGTNRFLITPTGIPYDGLTPSDMVEVNLQGSVVEGNRKPSSETPLHTRIYHNHPWAGAVVHTHSMFATTFAVLNEAIPAVHYVIAGMGTDIPVAKYATYGSEDLAANAAELISPERRAILLQNHGVITVGGHLDEALHHAETVEYLAELYYRARSIGSPNILPDEEIRRVAEKFKTYGQR, encoded by the coding sequence ATGCCCGAGAACATCCAAGAATTTCGAAACGCTTTGCTCGCCGCGGCCCACCGTTTGGCAGCTCGGGGCCTGGTCCCGGGGACAACCGGCAATGTCAGTCTTCGGATTCCGGGAACCAACCGGTTTCTCATCACCCCAACCGGCATCCCCTATGACGGCCTCACCCCTTCGGACATGGTGGAGGTCAACCTGCAAGGCTCCGTCGTGGAAGGAAACCGAAAGCCTTCTAGTGAGACGCCCCTTCACACCCGCATCTACCACAACCACCCTTGGGCCGGAGCCGTAGTGCACACCCATTCGATGTTCGCCACCACTTTCGCCGTATTGAACGAGGCCATCCCCGCCGTCCACTACGTCATTGCAGGGATGGGAACGGATATTCCAGTGGCAAAATACGCCACTTACGGTTCCGAGGATCTGGCCGCAAACGCCGCCGAACTCATCTCGCCCGAGCGGCGGGCGATCCTTCTTCAAAACCACGGCGTCATTACGGTAGGCGGCCATCTGGATGAAGCCCTTCACCACGCTGAAACGGTGGAATATCTGGCGGAGCTTTACTATCGCGCCAGGTCCATCGGCTCACCGAATATCCTGCCGGACGAGGAAATCCGCCGGGTGGCGGAGAAGTTTAAAACATATGGACAACGATAA
- a CDS encoding sigma-54 interaction domain-containing protein, which translates to MSKSSRQPSHRLDSIVTTHPLEWLQAIIASINDGILVIDSAGIVRMVNPEYTKITGVRPDEIIGRPLLDVRPGAQLVSVLQDGHSRSGVFRSEGGVEYVVDMAPIIIDGKVVGAVSISKAMTEVHALYQQLKKHKEKVDILEKTIGSMAKARYTFEDIIGKEGGLRTTVTMARKAAETDLPVLITGESGTGKELFAQAIHNKSTRANGPFVPVNCSAIPNELLESELFGYEEGAFTAAKRGGKVGLFELADHGTIFLDEIGDLSYHLQAKLLRVLQEKTVRRVGGTRERTVNLRIIAATNKNLDQLIRKSRFREDLYYRLSVVNLHIPPLRERKEDLLPLIYFFLGNSTVESGKPCYSISEEAINVLQSYDWPGNVRELKNAIEYATCMANDWTITVEDLPSTIPRTLGTVREPSSTLKAKVRELELETIRATIEKYGNSTGAKKRAAQELGISLATLYNKMNSSPKS; encoded by the coding sequence GTGTCAAAATCCTCCCGCCAACCATCTCATCGCCTAGATTCCATCGTGACGACTCACCCTTTAGAATGGCTTCAGGCAATTATTGCCTCGATTAACGATGGGATTCTTGTCATCGATAGCGCCGGAATCGTCAGAATGGTCAACCCTGAATATACGAAAATAACCGGTGTCCGACCAGATGAAATCATTGGCAGGCCCTTGCTCGATGTTCGGCCCGGTGCCCAGCTTGTGTCCGTCCTGCAGGACGGACACAGTCGGTCGGGTGTGTTTCGCAGTGAAGGAGGGGTAGAATACGTCGTGGACATGGCGCCGATCATCATCGATGGCAAGGTGGTCGGTGCCGTGTCGATCAGCAAGGCGATGACAGAGGTACATGCCCTATACCAACAATTAAAAAAACACAAGGAGAAAGTGGATATCCTCGAGAAGACTATCGGGTCCATGGCCAAAGCCCGGTATACATTTGAAGATATTATCGGAAAAGAAGGAGGGCTGCGCACCACCGTTACAATGGCGCGCAAAGCCGCAGAAACGGACCTGCCCGTACTCATTACTGGCGAAAGCGGGACTGGCAAGGAACTATTTGCCCAAGCAATCCATAACAAGAGTACCCGCGCCAATGGACCTTTTGTACCTGTCAACTGCTCGGCGATACCAAATGAGCTTTTGGAAAGTGAATTATTCGGTTACGAAGAAGGAGCTTTTACTGCCGCCAAACGGGGTGGTAAAGTCGGACTATTCGAGCTTGCCGATCACGGGACAATCTTTCTCGACGAAATCGGAGATCTTTCCTATCATCTCCAAGCCAAACTGTTGCGCGTCCTTCAAGAAAAAACTGTACGGCGGGTGGGGGGGACCCGGGAACGAACAGTTAATCTCCGCATTATTGCGGCGACCAACAAGAACTTGGATCAACTCATCCGGAAGTCCAGGTTCCGAGAAGATCTGTATTATCGACTCAGTGTGGTCAACCTGCACATTCCGCCCTTGAGAGAGCGAAAAGAAGATCTATTGCCTCTAATATATTTCTTTTTGGGAAATTCGACGGTCGAATCCGGAAAACCTTGTTACTCGATCAGTGAAGAAGCGATCAATGTCTTACAATCCTATGATTGGCCCGGTAATGTCCGAGAACTTAAAAATGCCATCGAATATGCGACCTGTATGGCAAACGACTGGACCATTACGGTAGAGGATTTGCCCAGCACCATCCCCAGGACCCTTGGAACTGTCAGGGAGCCATCAAGTACGTTAAAGGCCAAAGTCCGGGAACTTGAACTGGAGACAATCAGAGCGACCATAGAGAAATACGGAAACAGTACTGGGGCAAAGAAACGGGCAGCTCAGGAACTGGGGATCTCCTTGGCCACTCTGTACAACAAAATGAATAGCTCCCCCAAGTCCTAA
- a CDS encoding CaiB/BaiF CoA transferase family protein yields the protein MNTLSVLRGIRILDFTQILSGPFATMLLADAGAEVVKLERPDGDPTRHWGPPFIGGESVYFAAFNRGKKSVQLDLKRPDDLGIVRQLALAADVLIENIRPGSLEKYGLGAAELRKVHPGLIYVSIRGYSEFSRRANDPGLEVMLEAESGLMSITGPGEDGMPVRLGVAAIDMMTGLLAVSCVYSALLQRERTGEGAYISVSLEETAALLMTHPWLMYLAGNVEYKAAGTEHPNIAPYEMFSTMDRPLILGAVDDQQFRRLAHALGHPEWPQKSEWATNEARVADRRHLHESIEKELVTRTAEHWKNTFTRANLPVAIVESVSSAATKWAMSKVPRITARHPTMGLLSWPTSPWKKYGGEMTGPPVLGNATDEVLRTWLEGR from the coding sequence GTGAATACCTTGTCGGTTTTAAGGGGAATACGCATTTTGGACTTCACACAGATCCTGTCCGGGCCTTTCGCCACGATGTTACTGGCAGACGCCGGAGCCGAAGTCGTTAAATTGGAAAGACCAGACGGGGACCCTACGCGACACTGGGGCCCGCCCTTTATCGGAGGAGAAAGTGTTTATTTTGCCGCGTTCAACCGCGGAAAAAAAAGTGTTCAGTTGGATCTTAAACGTCCGGACGATCTTGGGATCGTTCGGCAATTAGCGCTTGCCGCCGATGTGCTTATTGAGAACATTCGGCCAGGTTCCCTAGAAAAATACGGATTGGGTGCCGCCGAGCTGCGCAAGGTTCACCCGGGGCTCATCTACGTCTCTATCCGCGGGTATTCCGAATTTTCCCGCCGGGCGAACGACCCCGGCCTGGAAGTCATGCTGGAGGCGGAATCGGGCCTGATGTCCATTACCGGCCCGGGGGAAGACGGTATGCCCGTGCGCCTTGGAGTTGCGGCAATTGACATGATGACCGGTCTTCTGGCCGTCAGTTGCGTCTACAGTGCGCTTTTGCAAAGAGAGCGTACCGGGGAGGGAGCCTATATCTCCGTCAGCCTGGAAGAAACGGCAGCGCTGCTCATGACTCACCCCTGGCTCATGTACTTGGCGGGAAATGTCGAATACAAAGCAGCTGGCACCGAACACCCGAACATCGCCCCCTATGAAATGTTTTCAACGATGGATCGCCCACTCATCCTGGGAGCTGTGGATGATCAACAATTTCGACGTTTGGCCCACGCCCTGGGCCATCCGGAGTGGCCGCAGAAGAGTGAATGGGCGACCAACGAAGCACGGGTGGCGGACAGAAGGCATTTACACGAGTCGATTGAAAAAGAGTTGGTCACCCGCACAGCCGAACATTGGAAAAATACGTTTACAAGGGCCAACTTGCCGGTGGCCATTGTAGAATCGGTGTCCTCGGCGGCGACAAAATGGGCGATGAGCAAAGTGCCCCGCATTACCGCGAGACACCCGACCATGGGGCTGCTCTCCTGGCCGACCTCACCGTGGAAGAAATACGGCGGGGAAATGACGGGACCACCCGTTTTGGGAAATGCTACGGATGAGGTCCTCAGAACTTGGCTGGAAGGTCGTTGA